Proteins from one Triticum aestivum cultivar Chinese Spring chromosome 7A, IWGSC CS RefSeq v2.1, whole genome shotgun sequence genomic window:
- the LOC123151641 gene encoding berberine bridge enzyme-like Cyn d 4 has translation MAVARSILVALLAAVCIAISTAAAATSVNTTDFVGCLALHLPPGIVYTQSSESYPSVLEFSIKNLRFVTPATPTPLVIVKATHATHVRIAVRCGAAHGVRVRPRSGGHDYEGLSYRSLDAAHPFAIVDLAALRAIRVDVRSRSAWVESGATLGELYYGIANKSARLGFPAGVGPTVGVGGHFSGGGFGLMLRKYGLAADRVVDAVMVDAKGRLLDRAAMGEDHFWAIRGGGGGSFGIVVSWKLQLVRVPAIVTVFTVHRPRNQSASDLLTKWQNVAPALPRDMILRVVVQNQDAQFESLYLGRCAGVVATMTKMFPELGVTRRDCIEMSWIESVLYFAFYGTGKPKEMLLDRGTKPDRYFKGKSDFVHEPIPRDVWESTSSWFLEDGAGLLILDPFGGKMGSVAPSATPFPHRGALYNLQYYGFWWDNTTEASEQHMGWVRRSHREMEPYVSKSPRGAYVNYKDLDLGVNEYGGDGAGASYETARVWGEAYFKDNFERLAAVKAMVDPADFFRNEQSIPPLPLPGGNGTTQN, from the coding sequence ATGGCCGTAGCTCGGAGCATCCTGGTTGCGCTGCTCGCCGCCGTTTGCATTGCCATCTCCACGGCCGCCGCGGCGACCAGCGTTAACACCACCGACTTCGTGGGCTGCCTTGCCCTCCACCTTCCTCCGGGGATCGTCTACACGCAGTCGTCGGAGTCCTACCCGTCCGTCCTCGAGTTCTCCATCAAGAACCTCCGGTTCGTCACGCCGGCGACCCCGACGCCCCTCGTCATCGTCAAGGCCACCCACGCCACACACGTCAGGATTGCCGTGCGCTGCGGCGCGGCGCACGGCGTCCGCGTGCGCCCGCGCAGCGGTGGCCATGACTATGAGGGGCTCTCCTACCGCTCCCTCGACGCGGCTCACCCATTCGCCATCGTCGATCTGGCGGCGCTGCGCGCGATCCGCGTTGACGTCCGTAGCAGGTCGGCGTGGGTCGAGTCCGGAGCCACGCTCGGCGAGCTTTACTACGGCATCGCCAACAAGAGCGCGCGTCTCGGGTTCCCCGCCGGTGTTGGCCCGACGGTCGGCGTCGGCGGGCACTtcagcggcggcggcttcggcctgaTGCTACGGAAGTACGGCCTCGCCGCGGATCGCGTCGTCGACGCCGTCATGGTGGACGCCAAGGGGAGGCTTCTGGACAGGGCCGCCATGGGGGAGGACCACTTCTGGGCCATCCGAGGCGGCGGGGGCGGGAGCTTCGGCATCGTGGTGTCCTGGAAGCTCCAGCTCGTGCGCGTGCCCGCGATCGTCACCGTGTTCACCGTCCACCGGCCAAGAAACCAATCCGCCAGCGATCTCCTCACCAAGTGGCAGAACGTGGCGCCGGCCCTGCCCCGCGACATGATCCTCCGGGTGGTCGTGCAGAACCAGGACGCGCAGTTCGAGTCCCTGTACCTCGGCAGGTGCGCCGGCGTCGTCGCGACGATGACCAAGATGTTCCCGGAGCTGGGCGTGACGCGGCGAGACTGCATCGAGATGAGCTGGATCGAGTCCGTGCTCTACTTCGCGTTCTACGGCACGGGGAAGCCGAAGGAGATGCTCCTGGACCGGGGCACCAAGCCGGACAGGTACTTCAAGGGCAAGTCGGACTTCGTGCACGAGCCCATCCCGAGGGACGTGTGGGAGAGCACGTCGAGCTGGTTCCTGGAGGACGGCGCCGGGCTGCTCATCCTCGACCCCTTCGGCGGCAAGATGGGCAGCGTCGCGCCGTCCGCGACGCCGTTCCCGCACCGGGGCGCGCTCTACAACCTGCAGTACTACGGGTTCTGGTGGGACAACACGACGGAGGCGTCGGAGCAGCATATGGGTTGGGTCAGGAGGTCGCACCGGGAGATGGAGCCGTACGTGTCCAAGAGCCCCAGGGGCGCGTACGTGAACTACAAGGACCTGGACCTCGGCGTCAACGAGTATGGTGGTGACGGCGCCGGGGCCAGCTACGAGACGGCGAGAGTTTGGGGCGAGGCGTACTTCAAGGATAACTttgagaggcttgcggcggtgaagGCCATGGTGGATCCCGCTGATTTCTTCAGGAACGAGCAGAGCATTCCACCTCTTCCATTACCAGGTGGCAATGGCACGACGCAGAATTGA